GGCATATTCAATAGCCTTTTCTAAATTACAATCATAATTAAATGTAATAATGCTCTCTCCATTTTCGCAAATTCTCTTACCAAAAGAAACCATAGCTGAAGATTCTTTAGCAAACTTTTGAAACGGATATAAATTTTCTATAAACATAACCTTAAATAATGAATTTATTTTAATTAATTCATAGGCATCTAAGTATCTTTTCTCATCCAACGCTTCTAATATTTGTAATTGTAAAAGTGTAAAACACTCCCCTATATCGAAATGAGTTTCACTTAAGCTATCTGGATTCAGTGTCCAATATTTTTCTATATAACAAAATACTGATGAAAATTTATTAATGTAATATTCCTTAGCGCATTTATCTTTTTTAAATAAGGTACTGAAAAAACTTTTAGATAAAGGTGGACTTATTCCATCTTCTCCTTTTATACATTTATTTATTCCCGCTCCTATTAAATAAACTGTACCCTTTGTATCCTTTCTCATACTATCACCTATTAATAACCCCTTTCTTAATTCTTAGTCTAGTCTTTTAACCATCTCATTACAGTAATTTTTCCCCTTTAAATTTACTAAAATAATAACAAATTATTATTTTTAACTAAAGTTTTTAATCCAGATAAAATCTTTTAACTAAAATGTCTTAATTTATTTTGTCCAATTTTGCAAAAAATACAAAAGCTCTATAACCATTTAAGTGATTATAGAGCTCTCTATTTAATTATTCTTATTATAATAAATACATTTGCTATTAAAGTTTGTGTATTTTTTCTCTATTGTTTTTAACTTCTTTTGTAGCATTTCTTGTATCATAAAGAAGTGTTGCTTCTTTAACTATTCTTTCATAATCATAATCGCTATGGTCTGTAGTTATTAGAACTATATCAGCAGTTTTTATAGCCTCTTCCCAATTTACTGAAGTATATTCTTTTCCTGCATGTTTAAAATTTGGAACATATGGGTCATTGTATATAACATCTGCGCCATTTTTCTCTAAATGTTCTATAACTTTTAATGCTGGTGATTCTCTCATATCGTCTATATCCTTTTTATAAGCCACTCCCATTAGAAGTACTTTTGCACCATTTAGTGCTTTCTTATGACCGTTCAATAGTCTCATAGCATTGTCTACTACAAATTCTGGCATGCAATCATTTATTTCACCTGCTGTTTCTATAAGTCTTGTATGATAGTCATACTCCCTAGCTTTATATGTTAAGTAGAATGGATCTAGTGGTATGCAGTGTCCACCTAATCCTGGACCCGGATAGAATGCCATAAATCCATAAGGCTTAGTCTTAGCTGCTTCTATTACTTCCCATATGTCAATACCCATTTTCTTACATAATATTGCCATTTCATTTGCAAGTCCTATGTTTATATGTCTAAATGTATTTTCTAATATTTTCTCCATTTCTGCTACAGCTGGAGATGATACTTCAAATACTTCTCCTTCTAATACGCTTCTATATAAAGTAGCTGCCACTTTTGTACACTCTTCTGTACATCCGCCTACTACTTTTGGAGTATTCTTAGTTTTAAATAATTTATTACCTGGGTCAACTCTCTCTGGTGAAAATGCTAGAAAGAAGTCTTCTCCACATTTTAATCCTGATTCTTCTAATATTGGCTTAACTATTTCTTCAGTAGTTCCTGGATATGTAGTGCTTTCAAGTACTACAAGCATTCCCTTATGTAAGTATTTTGATATACTTTTTGTTGACTCAACTACATAAGAAACATCTGGTTGTTTAAATTTATCTAATGGTGTTGGCACTGCTATAGCAACTGCATCTACATCTTTTACAAATGAAAAATCTGTAGTAGCTCTAAGCAATCCTTTTTTAACTAAATCTGAGAGTTCTTCATCTAATATATCACCTATATAGTTATGTCCTTGATTAACAAGTTCTACCTTTTTATCTTGAACATCGAATCCTATTACTTTATATCCAGCTTTAGCTTTTTCTACTGCTAGTGGAAGTCCAACATAACCAAGTCCAACTACACCTACTGTAGCTGTTTTATTGCTAATTTTTTCTATTAATTTTTCTGCTAATGGATTCATTTTAATTCTCCCCTTCTTTTCATAAAAGTTTAACAACAATATTTTATTATATTGACATAGGTTTTTCAAGTAAGGTACATGAAAATAAATAACAAGTCAAAGATGCTGGTATATTTTGTGTCAGACAAGGAAGCAGGTTCCGCCGCTAGTAGAACTATCGGTGGGTTCTGCTGACGCAGTATGACGCAAAATAGACTAGCATACTGACTTGTTATTTATTTGAATGTACCTAAATACCTTATATAGAATTATTAATACTAAAATTAATATATAGCTTTCAAACTATTTTTTGTAAAAATTCAATATTGTATCACAAACAAATTCTACTTCTTCTCTTGTTATTTCAGGATAAATTGGAAGAGCTAATATCTTTTCACAAGTTCTTTCTGCTACTGGGAAATCACCTTTTTTATATCCTAAGTAACTGAAACATTCTTGAAGATGTAGTGGTACTGGATAATATATACTGTATCCAATTTCATTTTCCTTTAGGTATGCTGCAAGCTCATCTCTTCTCTCTGCTAATATATTAAATACATAATAAACGCCTTGTTGAGCTCCCTTTATTTTAGGAATATTTATATATTCACATTCTCCTAGTCTTTCCATATACAATTTAGCTATTTCTTCTCTCTTCTTTATAGCTTCATTCATATATTTTAGCTTAACTCCCAATACAGCTGCTTGAATTGTATCTAATCTTGAATTATATCCAATATAATCATAATGATATTTTTTAGAAGCTCCATGAACTCTTAGCTTTCTTGCCATTTCTGCAAGTTCATCACTATTAGTAACTATCATTCCTCCATCACCATAGCCACCTAAAGTTTTAGTTGGGAAGAATGAGAATATTCCCATATCACCTATAGTCCCTGAATGTCTATAAGTCTCTCCATTTCCTTTCCATCTCATACCAAAAGCTTCTGCTGCATCTTCTAAAACTCTTATATCATATTTATTTGCTATTTCCATTATCTTATCCATATCTGCCATTTGTGAAAATAAATGAATTGGAAGTATTCCTGCAGTATTCTTATTTATTTTTTCTTCAATTTTATTTATATCTATATCAAAAGTTTCTTCATCTATATCTACAAAAACTGGCTTTGCTCTGTGTTTAGCTATACACGAAGTGGATGCTAAAAATGTAAAAGGTGAAGTTATAACTTCTTTTCCATCTTTAAATCCTAGTATGTCTGAAGCTATAACCAATGCATCTGTACCTGATGCAACTCCTATAGCATGCTTAACTCCTGTAAATTCTTCTACAGCCTTTTCAAAATCCTTAACTTCCTGTCCTAAAGTAGATATTCCTCTTTCTATTACATTTTTAATAGCAGCATCAAATTCTGCCTTTTTTTCTTCATATTCTCTTTTTGAAGTATAAAAATTAACTTTCATAAAAAATTGCCTCCTTTTTATCACAGCATTACATAACTCTTATATAACACTATCAATACTCAATTAAATTATTGCTACAGTAAAAATATTTATATTTTTATTTACTTTATAAATTTTTCCACACTCTTTATTAATTCTTCTACCACATACTTAGCATCTTCTAAACTCAATGTAGAATACACTGGTAAGGATATTTCGTTAACATATCGCTTGTATGCATTTGGATAGTCTTCCATTTTGTATCCTAAATTTTTATATAAACTTAAAAGTGGTAATGGCATATAATGAACATTGGTAGCTATACCCTTCTCTGCCATATCAATAATTACATTGTTTCTCATTTCTTCTGTAAAATCTTTTAATCTTAGTAAAAACAAATGATATGATGTTTCTCTTATATCATCTTTCTTAAATGGAACCTCAGCCCATTTTTTATCTTTTAAAGTTTCAGTATATGTGTCAAATATTTGTTCTCTTCTTTGAAGCATTTTTTCATATCTACTAAGCTGACCTAAACCTATTGCTGCATTTAAATCCGTCATATTACACTTAAATCCATCAGTTACTATATCATACTTCCATGCTCCAGCCTTCATTTTTGATAAAGCATCCTTAGTTTGCCCATGAAGAGAGTTTGTCTTAAATTCTTTTTTCAATTCTTCTTTTCCAATTTTATTATTAAATGTAATAGCTCCACCCTCTACAGTTGTTAAGTTCTTTACTGCATGAAAAGAGAATACATGAAAATCCGCTTGACTTCCAACTCTGTTTCCTTTATACTTTCCACCTAGTGAGTGAGCTGAGTCAGATATAAATATAATATCTTCTCTTCCTTTTTCTCTAAGTATTCCTCTTATTTTATCATAATCTA
The DNA window shown above is from Haloimpatiens massiliensis and carries:
- a CDS encoding nucleotide sugar dehydrogenase, whose amino-acid sequence is MNPLAEKLIEKISNKTATVGVVGLGYVGLPLAVEKAKAGYKVIGFDVQDKKVELVNQGHNYIGDILDEELSDLVKKGLLRATTDFSFVKDVDAVAIAVPTPLDKFKQPDVSYVVESTKSISKYLHKGMLVVLESTTYPGTTEEIVKPILEESGLKCGEDFFLAFSPERVDPGNKLFKTKNTPKVVGGCTEECTKVAATLYRSVLEGEVFEVSSPAVAEMEKILENTFRHINIGLANEMAILCKKMGIDIWEVIEAAKTKPYGFMAFYPGPGLGGHCIPLDPFYLTYKAREYDYHTRLIETAGEINDCMPEFVVDNAMRLLNGHKKALNGAKVLLMGVAYKKDIDDMRESPALKVIEHLEKNGADVIYNDPYVPNFKHAGKEYTSVNWEEAIKTADIVLITTDHSDYDYERIVKEATLLYDTRNATKEVKNNREKIHKL
- a CDS encoding DegT/DnrJ/EryC1/StrS family aminotransferase, translated to MKVNFYTSKREYEEKKAEFDAAIKNVIERGISTLGQEVKDFEKAVEEFTGVKHAIGVASGTDALVIASDILGFKDGKEVITSPFTFLASTSCIAKHRAKPVFVDIDEETFDIDINKIEEKINKNTAGILPIHLFSQMADMDKIMEIANKYDIRVLEDAAEAFGMRWKGNGETYRHSGTIGDMGIFSFFPTKTLGGYGDGGMIVTNSDELAEMARKLRVHGASKKYHYDYIGYNSRLDTIQAAVLGVKLKYMNEAIKKREEIAKLYMERLGECEYINIPKIKGAQQGVYYVFNILAERRDELAAYLKENEIGYSIYYPVPLHLQECFSYLGYKKGDFPVAERTCEKILALPIYPEITREEVEFVCDTILNFYKK
- a CDS encoding DegT/DnrJ/EryC1/StrS family aminotransferase gives rise to the protein MKNITFSPPDITQKEIDLVVEVLKSGWITTGPKTAEFEEKLEKFCECDNAVTLSSATAGMELILKSFDIKEGDEVITTAYTYTATASVILHRGAKPVFVDVKPGSFLIDEEKLGEAITPKTKAIITVDVAGVPVDYDKIRGILREKGREDIIFISDSAHSLGGKYKGNRVGSQADFHVFSFHAVKNLTTVEGGAITFNNKIGKEELKKEFKTNSLHGQTKDALSKMKAGAWKYDIVTDGFKCNMTDLNAAIGLGQLSRYEKMLQRREQIFDTYTETLKDKKWAEVPFKKDDIRETSYHLFLLRLKDFTEEMRNNVIIDMAEKGIATNVHYMPLPLLSLYKNLGYKMEDYPNAYKRYVNEISLPVYSTLSLEDAKYVVEELIKSVEKFIK